A genomic region of Stenotrophomonas sp. NA06056 contains the following coding sequences:
- the rsmD gene encoding 16S rRNA (guanine(966)-N(2))-methyltransferase RsmD, translated as MSGRGGNDGQVRIIGGRWRNTRLPVPTLPGLRPSSDRVRETLFNWLMPRLGGARVLDLFAGSGALGLEAVSRGAAHATLVERDAQLGRNLTAAVAKLQASDQVTVVQADALRWLQSAPAQQADLVFIDPPFADGLWQDVLAQLPRHLAADAWLYLESPASHVPVLPPEWLLHRDGSTREVRFALYRRATATL; from the coding sequence ATGAGCGGCCGTGGGGGCAATGACGGCCAGGTCCGCATCATCGGCGGACGCTGGCGCAATACCCGCCTGCCGGTCCCGACCCTGCCGGGGTTGCGGCCCAGCAGCGACCGCGTGCGCGAGACCCTGTTCAACTGGTTGATGCCCAGACTGGGCGGCGCGCGGGTGCTGGACCTGTTCGCCGGCAGTGGCGCGTTGGGCCTGGAGGCCGTCTCGCGCGGCGCCGCCCACGCCACTCTGGTCGAGCGCGACGCGCAGCTGGGACGCAATCTGACCGCGGCCGTGGCCAAGCTGCAGGCCTCCGACCAGGTCACCGTCGTGCAGGCCGATGCCCTGCGCTGGCTGCAGAGCGCGCCGGCGCAGCAGGCCGATCTGGTCTTCATCGACCCGCCGTTCGCCGATGGCCTGTGGCAGGACGTGCTGGCCCAGCTGCCGCGACACCTGGCCGCCGATGCCTGGCTGTATCTGGAATCGCCGGCCAGCCACGTGCCGGTGCTGCCGCCGGAATGGCTGCTGCACCGCGATGGCAGCACCCGCGAGGTGCGCTTTGCCCTGTACCGCCGTGCCACTGCTACACTTTGA
- a CDS encoding YfhL family 4Fe-4S dicluster ferredoxin, which yields MSLKINELCVNCDVCEPACPNQAITMGETIYVIDPARCTECVGHFDEPQCVVVCPVECIDPDPDIVETEIELLAKLRQLQHDHPELYAEPPSE from the coding sequence ATGTCGCTGAAAATCAATGAGCTCTGCGTCAACTGTGACGTATGCGAGCCGGCCTGCCCGAACCAGGCCATCACGATGGGTGAAACCATCTACGTGATCGACCCCGCCCGCTGTACCGAGTGCGTGGGCCATTTCGACGAACCGCAGTGCGTGGTCGTGTGCCCGGTCGAATGCATCGACCCGGATCCGGACATCGTCGAAACCGAAATCGAGCTGCTGGCCAAGTTGCGCCAACTGCAGCACGATCATCCCGAACTCTATGCGGAGCCCCCATCCGAATGA
- the upp gene encoding uracil phosphoribosyltransferase, which yields MKIVEVRHPLVQHKIGLMRNAALSTKDFRELANELGTLLAYEATADLETEPHTLPGWSGPVTVQRIAGAKITVVPILRAGLGMLSGVLSLIPAARVSVVGLQRDEETLQPVPYFERLTGRLEERDALILDPMLATGGTLIATIDMLKRAGARRIKGIFLVAAPEGIEAVKAVHPDVEIYTAAIDAQLNEKGYILPGLGDAGDRIFGTRVG from the coding sequence ATGAAGATCGTCGAAGTGCGCCACCCGCTGGTGCAGCACAAGATCGGCCTGATGCGCAACGCCGCGCTCAGCACCAAGGATTTCCGCGAACTGGCCAACGAACTTGGCACGCTGCTGGCCTATGAGGCCACCGCCGACCTGGAAACCGAGCCGCATACCCTGCCGGGCTGGTCCGGCCCGGTCACCGTGCAGCGCATCGCCGGCGCCAAGATCACCGTGGTGCCGATCCTGCGTGCCGGCCTGGGCATGCTCAGCGGCGTGCTGTCGCTGATTCCGGCGGCCCGCGTCAGCGTGGTCGGCCTGCAGCGCGATGAAGAAACCCTGCAACCGGTGCCCTACTTCGAGCGTCTGACCGGCCGCCTGGAGGAGCGCGATGCGCTGATCCTCGACCCGATGCTGGCCACCGGCGGCACCCTGATCGCCACCATCGACATGCTCAAGCGCGCTGGCGCCCGCCGCATCAAGGGGATCTTCCTGGTCGCCGCGCCGGAAGGCATCGAAGCCGTCAAGGCCGTGCACCCGGACGTGGAGATCTACACCGCCGCGATCGACGCGCAACTCAACGAAAAGGGCTACATCCTGCCGGGCCTGGGTGATGCCGGCGACCGCATCTTCGGTACCCGCGTGGGCTGA
- a CDS encoding TonB-dependent receptor, with the protein MQKKNTLGLAISLSLLVTASPSVLAAETASAAVAGGAAAATDLDRIEVRAQLESQVRAVDLKRSSDAIEDAVSSDALGQYPDKNVAESLQRLPGISVTRDQGEGRFVVVRGLDANLNSVSVDGIAIGTPEDSSRAAPLDVIPSDSTERLRVVKSPTPDMPGDAIGGAILVESASAFDRDGRSLRGKIEASHQQLSGETSPKAAFNYSEVFNDTFGVALGVNYQKRTFESDNTEVEYDGEDDAAPGDVTAINLQHRKYEIERKRIGANLNLDWRPNEDSKYYLRALYSQFDDAETRQRVIFNFDDAKMVKTGTDQYRLDGMPKDSIDKRMRYRTKEENTFAASLGGENKLTNAVVDYKVGFTRTEERVNDEMEARFKLNGKAFNGTLDQSSRLPSYSFDNPQWLDNGSYAFDRFVLSPKQVNDKEHSAQVNVRFDGDTSSIKFGVLGRWRDRDVNVDESELRVGPKVALSSWTTGSPDHRHGTLGDGMDSDAMRAFWAANGGQYSARPQDVGANAMTSLEEDYTASEDIFASYAMGTWDVGALRIIGGVRVENTRFKAEGNQVDVAANGRSYTVTPRVANSSYTNVLPGLHLRYDAADDWVLRASANKTVSRPSFGDISPRVGYSRGDEEVRLGNPELDPYESKNIDLSVEKYLGSTGIVSLGLFHKSIDGYIVQTVRTNDPAYGGFDVTQPINGRKATVRGAELNWQQQLAFLPAGLDGLLVGASGTWLDTGFDAGIEDRAGEDFTLPRASKHVYSAHIGYEKYGLSTRLAAVYRSEYLDTIGKGRAFDIYVAPNTQLDFSLDYKFNANVSLYFEAQNLLDKPLELYQGTRSRTLQLEEYGRTYAVGLKVAL; encoded by the coding sequence GTGCAGAAGAAGAACACGTTGGGCCTGGCAATCAGCCTCTCGCTGCTGGTGACGGCCAGCCCGTCGGTGCTGGCGGCCGAAACCGCTTCCGCTGCAGTTGCAGGCGGTGCCGCTGCTGCGACCGATCTGGACCGCATCGAAGTGCGTGCACAGCTGGAATCGCAGGTCCGCGCGGTTGACCTCAAGCGCAGCAGCGATGCCATCGAGGACGCCGTGTCTTCCGACGCGCTGGGCCAGTACCCGGACAAGAACGTGGCCGAGTCGCTGCAGCGCCTGCCGGGCATCAGCGTGACCCGCGACCAGGGGGAAGGCCGTTTCGTGGTGGTGCGTGGCCTGGATGCAAACCTCAACAGCGTCAGCGTCGACGGCATCGCCATCGGCACCCCGGAAGATTCCAGCCGTGCTGCGCCGCTGGATGTGATTCCGTCCGATTCGACCGAGCGCCTGCGCGTGGTCAAGTCGCCGACCCCGGACATGCCGGGCGACGCCATCGGCGGCGCGATCCTGGTCGAGTCGGCCTCGGCCTTCGATCGTGATGGCCGCAGCCTGCGTGGCAAGATCGAAGCCAGCCACCAGCAGTTGTCCGGCGAAACCAGCCCGAAGGCTGCCTTCAACTACAGCGAAGTGTTCAATGACACCTTCGGCGTGGCGCTGGGTGTGAACTACCAGAAGCGCACGTTCGAGTCGGACAATACCGAAGTGGAGTACGACGGCGAGGACGATGCTGCGCCGGGCGACGTCACCGCGATCAACCTGCAGCACCGCAAGTACGAAATCGAGCGCAAGCGCATCGGCGCCAACCTCAACCTGGACTGGCGCCCGAACGAGGACAGCAAGTACTACCTGCGTGCGCTGTACAGCCAGTTCGACGATGCCGAAACCCGCCAGCGCGTGATCTTCAATTTCGACGACGCGAAGATGGTCAAGACCGGTACCGACCAGTACCGGCTGGACGGCATGCCGAAGGATTCCATCGACAAGCGCATGCGCTACCGCACCAAGGAAGAGAACACCTTCGCGGCCAGCCTGGGCGGCGAGAACAAGTTGACCAACGCGGTGGTCGATTACAAGGTTGGTTTCACCCGTACCGAAGAGCGGGTGAACGATGAGATGGAGGCGCGCTTCAAGCTCAACGGCAAGGCGTTCAACGGCACCCTGGACCAGAGCAGCCGCCTGCCCAGCTACAGCTTCGACAATCCGCAGTGGCTGGACAACGGCAGCTACGCGTTCGATCGCTTCGTGCTCTCGCCCAAGCAGGTGAACGACAAGGAACACAGTGCGCAGGTCAACGTACGCTTCGACGGCGACACCAGCAGCATCAAGTTCGGTGTGCTGGGGCGCTGGCGCGATCGCGACGTCAACGTCGACGAAAGCGAGCTGCGCGTCGGCCCGAAGGTCGCGCTGTCGAGCTGGACCACCGGCTCGCCCGACCACCGCCACGGCACTCTGGGTGACGGCATGGATTCGGACGCCATGCGTGCGTTCTGGGCGGCCAACGGCGGCCAGTACAGCGCCCGTCCGCAGGACGTCGGCGCCAATGCGATGACGTCGTTGGAAGAGGACTACACCGCGAGTGAAGACATCTTCGCCAGCTATGCCATGGGTACCTGGGATGTCGGTGCGCTGCGCATCATCGGTGGCGTGCGCGTGGAGAACACCCGCTTCAAGGCCGAGGGCAACCAGGTCGATGTGGCTGCCAACGGCCGCAGCTACACGGTGACCCCGCGCGTTGCCAACAGCAGCTACACCAACGTGCTGCCGGGCCTGCACCTGCGCTATGACGCGGCCGACGACTGGGTGCTGCGTGCCTCGGCCAACAAGACGGTTTCGCGCCCCTCCTTCGGCGATATCTCGCCGCGCGTCGGCTACAGCCGCGGCGACGAGGAAGTGCGCCTGGGTAATCCGGAGCTGGACCCGTACGAGTCGAAGAACATCGATCTGTCGGTCGAGAAGTACCTGGGCAGCACCGGCATCGTCTCGCTCGGTCTGTTCCACAAGTCCATCGACGGCTACATCGTGCAGACCGTGCGTACCAATGATCCGGCGTACGGCGGTTTCGACGTGACCCAGCCGATCAACGGCCGCAAGGCCACGGTGCGGGGTGCGGAGCTGAACTGGCAGCAGCAGCTGGCCTTCCTGCCCGCCGGCCTGGACGGCCTGCTGGTGGGCGCCAGCGGCACCTGGCTGGACACCGGATTCGACGCCGGCATCGAGGATCGCGCCGGTGAGGACTTCACCTTGCCGCGCGCCTCCAAGCACGTATACAGCGCACACATCGGCTATGAAAAGTACGGCCTCAGCACGCGCCTGGCGGCGGTGTACCGCAGCGAGTACCTGGACACGATCGGCAAGGGCCGTGCGTTCGATATCTACGTGGCACCCAACACCCAGCTCGACTTCTCGCTTGACTACAAGTTCAACGCGAACGTGAGCCTGTACTTCGAAGCGCAGAACCTGCTGGACAAGCCGTTGGAGCTGTACCAGGGCACGCGCTCGCGCACCCTGCAGCTGGAGGAATATGGCCGCACCTACGCCGTTGGCCTGAAGGTGGCACTGTGA
- the coaD gene encoding pantetheine-phosphate adenylyltransferase, which translates to MTVANRRIAVYPGTFDPITNGHIDLVSRAAPLFEKVVVGVAQSPSKGPALPLEQRVQLARGALGHHGNVEVIGFDTLLAHFVRSVQGGVLLRGLRAVSDFEYEFQMASMNRHLIPEVETLFLTPAEQHSFISSSLVREIARLGGDVSGFVPAAVLEALRKVREAKSAQS; encoded by the coding sequence ATGACCGTGGCCAACCGCCGCATCGCCGTCTATCCCGGCACGTTCGACCCCATCACCAACGGTCACATCGACCTGGTGAGCCGGGCCGCGCCGCTGTTTGAAAAGGTCGTGGTGGGCGTGGCGCAGAGCCCCTCGAAGGGACCTGCACTGCCGCTGGAACAGCGCGTGCAGCTGGCGCGTGGCGCTCTGGGCCACCACGGCAACGTCGAGGTCATCGGCTTCGATACGCTGCTGGCCCATTTTGTACGTTCGGTGCAGGGCGGCGTGCTGCTGCGCGGGCTGCGCGCGGTGTCCGACTTCGAATACGAATTCCAGATGGCGAGCATGAACCGCCACCTGATTCCGGAGGTCGAGACCCTGTTCCTGACCCCGGCCGAGCAGCACAGCTTCATCTCGTCCTCGCTGGTCCGCGAGATCGCACGCCTGGGTGGCGATGTGTCCGGCTTCGTGCCGGCCGCCGTGCTCGAGGCGCTGCGCAAGGTCCGCGAAGCGAAGTCGGCGCAGTCGTAA
- the ftsY gene encoding signal recognition particle-docking protein FtsY: MLSFFRRKKPQDAVTPDAPKTQHYSAEELAAAFPSAAPPEQAPAAPVAPPVVEAPVPVATPEIAAPATSAAPPPQATLEAPQETTAEALPERVLAPENFAAEAAAAAAVLAPLAPVIPAQEPAAPAADLPVLVDAPAAPAGKPGWRERLRNSAFARSFGGLFSRNPKLDDDLLDEIETALLTADVGVAATTDLIADLRKRMKAREFNDANALLAALRADLIAILQPVSKPLVIDRNAKPFVVLTVGVNGVGKTTTIGKLAKRFKDEGHSLMLAAGDTFRAAAVAQLQIWGERNGVAVVAQGQNADAASVAYDALQAGKARGTSVLIADTAGRLHTQSGLMNELGKIRRVLGKIDENAPHEVLMVIDGTTGQNALSQLRQFNAAVKVTGLVVTKLDGTAKGGVVFALAREFGIPIRFAGIGERPEDLRVFDPEAFVDALLPEALGTA, translated from the coding sequence ATGCTCAGTTTTTTCCGTCGCAAGAAGCCCCAGGACGCCGTCACACCGGACGCGCCCAAGACCCAGCACTACTCGGCTGAAGAGCTGGCGGCGGCATTCCCGTCGGCCGCGCCGCCCGAGCAGGCCCCGGCCGCACCGGTAGCCCCGCCCGTGGTGGAAGCGCCGGTGCCAGTCGCCACACCCGAAATCGCCGCGCCCGCAACGTCAGCAGCACCGCCCCCGCAGGCAACGCTGGAAGCGCCGCAGGAAACCACTGCCGAAGCCCTGCCGGAACGCGTGCTGGCACCGGAGAATTTCGCAGCCGAAGCGGCCGCCGCCGCTGCGGTCCTCGCTCCGCTGGCCCCGGTCATCCCAGCGCAGGAACCGGCCGCCCCCGCCGCCGACCTGCCGGTACTGGTCGATGCCCCGGCGGCCCCGGCCGGCAAGCCCGGCTGGCGCGAGCGCCTGCGCAACAGCGCTTTCGCCCGCAGTTTCGGTGGCCTGTTCTCGCGCAATCCCAAACTCGATGACGACCTGCTGGATGAGATCGAGACCGCGCTGCTGACCGCCGACGTCGGCGTTGCCGCCACCACCGACCTGATCGCCGACCTGCGCAAGCGCATGAAGGCGCGCGAATTCAACGATGCCAATGCCCTGCTGGCGGCACTGCGCGCCGACCTCATCGCGATCCTGCAGCCGGTGTCAAAGCCGCTGGTCATCGACCGCAACGCCAAGCCCTTCGTGGTGCTGACCGTCGGCGTCAACGGCGTCGGCAAGACCACCACCATCGGCAAGCTGGCCAAGCGCTTCAAGGACGAGGGCCACAGCCTGATGCTGGCCGCTGGCGATACCTTCCGGGCTGCCGCCGTGGCCCAGCTGCAGATCTGGGGCGAGCGCAACGGCGTGGCCGTGGTCGCGCAGGGGCAGAACGCCGATGCCGCCTCGGTCGCCTACGACGCGTTGCAGGCGGGCAAGGCCCGTGGCACGTCGGTACTGATCGCCGATACCGCCGGCCGCCTGCACACCCAGTCCGGGCTGATGAACGAGCTGGGCAAGATCCGCCGCGTGCTTGGCAAGATCGACGAGAACGCGCCGCACGAAGTGCTGATGGTGATCGATGGCACCACTGGCCAGAACGCGCTTTCGCAGCTGCGCCAGTTCAACGCCGCGGTCAAGGTGACCGGCCTGGTGGTGACCAAGCTGGACGGTACCGCCAAGGGCGGCGTGGTGTTTGCGCTGGCCCGTGAATTCGGCATTCCGATCCGTTTCGCCGGCATCGGCGAGCGCCCGGAAGACCTGCGCGTGTTCGATCCGGAAGCTTTCGTCGACGCCCTGTTGCCGGAAGCATTGGGTACTGCCTGA
- a CDS encoding PsiF family protein: MKASFLLAAALLVSLPLAANATTPQQQRMADCSAKNKGLKGDAYKSAQSACLSSHAAAPATPTTPQERMKKCNADAATKKLAGDARKTFMSSCLKAS, translated from the coding sequence ATGAAAGCCTCTTTCCTGCTCGCCGCCGCCCTGCTGGTCAGCCTCCCGCTTGCCGCCAACGCAACCACCCCACAGCAGCAGCGCATGGCCGACTGCTCGGCCAAGAACAAGGGGCTTAAAGGCGACGCCTACAAGTCCGCGCAGAGCGCATGCCTGAGCTCACACGCAGCCGCCCCGGCAACCCCCACCACGCCGCAGGAACGCATGAAGAAGTGCAACGCCGACGCCGCCACCAAGAAGCTCGCCGGTGACGCCCGCAAGACCTTCATGAGCAGCTGCCTCAAGGCATCGTAA
- the htpG gene encoding molecular chaperone HtpG, whose product MTETIQTETLGFQTEVKQLLQLMIHSLYSNKEIFLRELVSNAADAADKLRFEALTQPALLEGDSELRVRVSFDPAAHTITIEDNGIGMSRAEAIAHLGTIAKSGTGDFLRQLSGDQKKDSQLIGQFGVGFYSAFIVADEVEVTSRRAGLAANEGVRWTSRGEGDFDVATIDKAERGTRIVLHLKDGEHDFADGWRLRSILKKYSDHIGLPIQMPKEDAEEGAAIEWETVNRASALWTRPRTEISDSEYTEFYKHVAHDHSDPLAWSHNKVEGKLEYTSLLYVPGRAPFDLYHRDAPKGLKLYVQRVFVMDQAEQFLPLYLRFIKGVVDSNDLSLNVSREILQSGPVIDSMKAALTKRSLDMLDKLAADKPEQYATFWKEFGQVLKEGPAEDYNNREKVAGLLRFASTRGEADAQSVSLADYIGRMAEGQDKIYYLTGESYSQVRNSPHLEVFRKKGIEVLLLTDRIDEWLMGYLTDFDGKGFVDIARGDLDLGALESEADKQEQEAAAKDKQGLVERLKTVLGDDVAEVRVSHRLTDSPAVLAIGEQDLGLQMRQILEASGQKVPDSKPVLEINPGHPLIAKLDAEADGARFDDLGRVLFDQAALAAGDSLKDPGAYVARLNKLLLELSA is encoded by the coding sequence ATGACCGAGACGATCCAGACCGAAACCCTTGGCTTCCAGACCGAAGTCAAGCAGCTGCTGCAGCTGATGATCCACTCGCTGTACTCCAACAAGGAAATCTTCCTCCGCGAGCTGGTCTCCAACGCCGCCGACGCCGCCGACAAGCTGCGCTTCGAAGCCCTGACCCAGCCTGCCCTGCTGGAAGGCGACAGCGAACTGCGCGTGCGCGTCAGCTTCGATCCGGCCGCCCACACCATCACCATCGAAGACAACGGCATCGGCATGAGCCGCGCCGAAGCCATCGCCCATCTGGGCACGATCGCCAAGTCCGGCACCGGCGACTTCCTGCGCCAGCTGTCCGGCGACCAGAAGAAGGATTCGCAGCTGATCGGCCAGTTCGGCGTCGGCTTCTACAGCGCCTTCATCGTCGCCGATGAAGTCGAAGTCACCTCGCGTCGCGCCGGTCTGGCAGCCAATGAAGGCGTGCGCTGGACCTCGCGTGGCGAAGGCGATTTCGACGTCGCCACCATCGACAAGGCCGAGCGCGGCACCCGCATCGTCCTGCACCTGAAGGATGGCGAGCACGACTTCGCCGACGGCTGGCGCCTGCGCAGCATCCTCAAGAAGTATTCGGACCACATCGGCCTGCCGATCCAGATGCCGAAGGAAGACGCTGAAGAAGGCGCCGCGATCGAGTGGGAAACCGTCAACCGCGCCAGCGCGCTGTGGACCCGCCCGCGCACCGAGATCAGCGATTCGGAGTACACCGAGTTCTATAAGCACGTCGCCCACGATCACAGCGACCCGCTGGCGTGGAGCCACAACAAGGTTGAAGGCAAGCTGGAGTACACCTCGCTGCTGTACGTGCCGGGCCGTGCGCCGTTCGACCTGTACCACCGCGATGCGCCCAAGGGCCTGAAGCTGTACGTGCAGCGCGTGTTCGTGATGGACCAGGCCGAGCAGTTCCTGCCGCTGTACCTGCGCTTCATCAAGGGCGTGGTCGATTCCAACGATCTGTCGCTGAACGTCTCGCGCGAGATCCTGCAGTCCGGCCCGGTCATCGATTCGATGAAGGCTGCGCTGACCAAGCGTTCGCTGGACATGCTGGACAAGCTGGCCGCCGACAAGCCCGAGCAGTACGCCACGTTCTGGAAGGAATTCGGCCAGGTGCTGAAGGAAGGCCCGGCCGAGGACTACAACAACCGTGAGAAGGTGGCCGGCCTGCTGCGCTTCGCCTCCACCCGTGGCGAGGCCGATGCACAGAGCGTGTCGTTGGCCGATTACATCGGCCGCATGGCCGAAGGCCAGGACAAGATCTATTACCTGACCGGCGAGAGCTACAGCCAGGTGCGCAACAGCCCGCACCTGGAAGTGTTCCGCAAGAAGGGCATCGAAGTCCTGCTGCTGACCGATCGCATCGATGAATGGCTGATGGGCTACCTGACCGATTTCGACGGCAAGGGCTTCGTCGACATCGCCCGTGGCGACCTGGACCTGGGCGCGCTGGAAAGCGAAGCCGACAAGCAGGAACAGGAGGCGGCAGCGAAGGACAAGCAAGGCCTGGTCGAGCGCCTGAAGACCGTGCTCGGCGATGACGTGGCCGAAGTGCGCGTCTCGCACCGCCTGACCGATTCACCGGCGGTGCTGGCCATCGGCGAACAGGACCTGGGCCTGCAGATGCGCCAGATCCTGGAAGCCAGCGGGCAGAAGGTACCCGACAGCAAGCCGGTACTGGAGATCAACCCGGGTCATCCGCTGATCGCCAAGCTGGATGCCGAAGCCGACGGCGCACGTTTCGACGACCTGGGCCGGGTGCTGTTCGACCAGGCCGCACTGGCCGCCGGCGACAGCCTGAAGGATCCGGGTGCTTACGTGGCCCGTCTGAACAAGCTGCTGCTGGAGCTGTCGGCCTGA
- the ggt gene encoding gamma-glutamyltransferase codes for MKPFARPLLLLGLLLSPIAWADAPARAERPDGAAIASGHALATQAGVDILAQGGNAFDAAVAVSSTLAVVEPISSGLGGGGFFLLHDAATGKDVMLDARETAPAAATPQAFLDKKGDLDRDRSVNGPWSAGIPGLPAALVELSAKHGKLPLAASLQPAIRIAREGFPVYDRMAKGYASRREVMERYPGTREVYLRNGKPIATGDLFKQPELAQTLERLAAGGFDGFYKGQTGKLLLAGVKQAGGKWTAEELAGYRVKQRAPIVFNYNGWKITTAPPPSSGGIALASMLQILEGWDIKQMDAAHRTHLVVESMRRAYRDRTFFLGDPDFVQIPQKVLASKDYAQGLRATIHPEKATPSDLLSGNPTPLEDDETTHFSIIDRDGNRVGATQTVNLLYGSGLIPKGTGVLLNNEMDDFALKPGTPNAFGVMGYAANAPKAGKRMLSSMTPTFMENDDKVIVLGTPGGSRIITMVLLGILGYDAGLDAQQVAALPRYHHQWLPDLIEAESNAFDAATIKQLQAMGHKIDLPGEVAAGGRGSSHVWGNLQTVEWDRKANKLFGGSDPRNPVGSAQVVPAP; via the coding sequence ATGAAGCCGTTCGCCCGCCCCCTGTTGTTGCTCGGCCTGCTGCTGAGCCCCATCGCCTGGGCAGATGCCCCGGCCCGCGCCGAGCGTCCTGACGGCGCGGCCATCGCCAGCGGACACGCCTTGGCCACCCAGGCCGGTGTCGACATCCTGGCCCAGGGCGGCAATGCCTTCGACGCGGCGGTGGCGGTCTCCTCCACCCTGGCCGTGGTCGAGCCGATCAGCTCCGGCCTCGGTGGCGGCGGTTTCTTCCTGCTGCATGATGCGGCCACCGGCAAGGACGTGATGCTGGACGCGCGCGAGACCGCGCCGGCCGCAGCCACGCCGCAGGCCTTCCTCGACAAGAAGGGCGACCTGGACCGCGACCGATCGGTCAACGGCCCGTGGTCGGCCGGCATTCCGGGCCTGCCGGCGGCACTGGTCGAGCTGTCGGCCAAGCACGGCAAGCTGCCGCTGGCGGCCTCGCTGCAGCCGGCGATCCGCATCGCGCGTGAGGGCTTCCCGGTGTACGACCGCATGGCCAAGGGTTATGCCTCGCGCCGTGAAGTGATGGAGCGTTACCCCGGCACGCGCGAGGTCTACCTGCGCAACGGCAAGCCGATCGCCACCGGTGACCTGTTCAAGCAGCCGGAACTGGCGCAGACCCTGGAGCGCCTGGCTGCCGGTGGCTTCGATGGCTTCTACAAGGGCCAGACCGGCAAGCTGCTGCTGGCCGGCGTGAAGCAGGCCGGCGGCAAGTGGACCGCCGAAGAACTGGCTGGCTACCGCGTGAAGCAGCGCGCGCCGATCGTCTTCAACTACAACGGCTGGAAGATCACCACTGCACCGCCGCCGTCCTCCGGTGGCATCGCCCTGGCCAGCATGCTGCAGATCCTGGAAGGCTGGGACATCAAGCAGATGGATGCGGCGCACCGCACCCATCTGGTGGTCGAGTCGATGCGCCGTGCCTACCGTGACCGTACCTTCTTCCTTGGCGATCCGGATTTCGTGCAGATCCCGCAGAAGGTGCTGGCCAGCAAGGACTACGCGCAGGGCCTGCGTGCCACCATCCACCCGGAAAAGGCCACCCCCAGCGACCTGCTGTCGGGTAATCCGACGCCGTTGGAGGATGACGAGACCACCCATTTCTCGATCATCGACCGTGATGGCAATCGTGTCGGCGCCACCCAGACCGTCAACCTGCTGTACGGCTCGGGCCTGATTCCAAAGGGCACCGGTGTGCTGCTGAACAACGAGATGGACGACTTCGCGCTGAAGCCGGGCACGCCCAACGCCTTTGGCGTGATGGGCTACGCCGCCAATGCACCGAAAGCGGGCAAGCGCATGCTCAGCTCGATGACGCCGACGTTCATGGAGAACGACGACAAGGTGATCGTGCTGGGCACGCCTGGTGGCAGCCGCATCATCACCATGGTGCTGCTGGGCATCCTCGGCTACGACGCTGGCCTGGATGCGCAGCAGGTCGCCGCGCTGCCGCGCTACCACCACCAGTGGCTGCCGGACCTGATCGAGGCCGAGAGCAACGCGTTTGACGCTGCCACCATCAAGCAGCTGCAGGCGATGGGCCACAAGATCGACCTGCCGGGTGAAGTCGCCGCCGGTGGTCGTGGTTCCAGCCATGTGTGGGGCAACCTGCAGACGGTGGAATGGGACCGCAAGGCCAACAAGCTGTTTGGCGGCAGCGATCCGCGCAACCCGGTCGGCAGCGCCCAGGTCGTGCCGGCCCCCTGA
- a CDS encoding MBL fold metallo-hydrolase, which produces MKLWSIRGNTQRLDGGAMFGNAPRALWEKWAAPDELNRIELACRALLASPLEGKTVLFETGIGAFFDPRMRERYGVQESQHVLIDSLREAGFEHEDIDVVVLSHLHFDHAGGLLAAWREGREAELLFPNATYVVGAQHWQRALQPHPRDRASFIPELPGLLQASGRLEVVDGEYSKVLGHSVRFSYSDGHTPGLMLAEIVGQGRAGERAHGGVVFCADLIPGRSWVHVPITMGYDRNAELLIDEKRQFLEDKLARNVHLFFTHDPQVALAQVGRDEKGRFVTLHEQGELKARALG; this is translated from the coding sequence ATGAAACTATGGTCGATCCGCGGTAATACACAACGCCTGGATGGCGGTGCGATGTTCGGCAATGCACCGCGTGCGTTGTGGGAAAAATGGGCAGCACCGGATGAGCTCAATCGCATCGAGCTGGCTTGCCGGGCGTTGTTGGCCAGCCCGCTGGAAGGCAAGACGGTGCTGTTCGAAACCGGCATCGGTGCGTTTTTCGATCCGCGCATGCGCGAGCGCTATGGCGTGCAGGAAAGCCAGCATGTGCTGATCGATTCACTGCGCGAAGCCGGCTTCGAGCACGAAGACATCGACGTGGTGGTGCTCAGCCATCTGCACTTCGATCATGCCGGTGGCCTGCTGGCAGCGTGGCGCGAAGGTCGTGAAGCGGAACTGCTGTTCCCCAATGCGACGTACGTGGTCGGTGCGCAGCATTGGCAGCGTGCGTTGCAGCCGCACCCGCGCGATCGTGCCAGCTTCATTCCGGAACTGCCGGGCCTGCTGCAGGCCAGTGGACGCCTGGAAGTGGTGGACGGTGAGTATTCGAAGGTGCTCGGCCACAGCGTGCGTTTCAGCTACAGCGACGGCCACACGCCGGGGCTGATGCTGGCCGAGATCGTGGGGCAGGGGCGCGCAGGCGAAAGGGCGCACGGCGGCGTGGTGTTCTGCGCCGACCTGATTCCCGGTCGTTCGTGGGTGCACGTGCCGATCACGATGGGGTACGACCGCAATGCCGAACTGTTGATCGACGAGAAGCGGCAGTTCCTGGAAGACAAGCTGGCGCGCAACGTGCATCTGTTCTTCACCCATGACCCGCAGGTGGCATTGGCGCAGGTTGGGCGGGATGAGAAAGGGCGTTTCGTTACGCTGCACGAGCAGGGTGAGCTGAAGGCGCGGGCGTTGGGGTGA